The proteins below are encoded in one region of Homo sapiens chromosome 5 genomic patch of type FIX, GRCh38.p14 PATCHES HG2308_PATCH:
- the PCDHB7 gene encoding protocadherin beta-7 precursor — translation MEARVERAVQKRQVLFLCVFLGMSWAGAEPLRYFVAEETERGTFLTNLAKDLGLGVGELRARGTRIVSDQNMQILLLSSLTGDLLLNEKLDREELCGPREPCVLPFQLLLEKPFQIFRAELWVRDINDHAPVFLDREISLKILESTTPGAAFLLESAQDSDVGTNSLSNYTISPNAYFHINVHDSGEGNIYPELVLNQVLDREEIPEFSLTLTALDGGSPPRSGTALVRILVLDVNDNAPDFVRSLYKVQVPENSPVGSMVVSVSARDLDTGSNGEIAYAFSYATERILKTFQINPTSGSLHLKAQLDYEAIQTYTLTIQAKDGGGLSGKCTVVVDVTDINDNRPELLLSSLTSPIAENSPETVVAVFRIRDRDSGNNGKTVCSIQDDVPFILKPSVENFYTLVTEKPLDRERNTEYNITITVTDLGTPRLKTEHNITVLVSDVNDNAPAFTQTSYTLFVRENNSPALPIGSVSATDRDSGTNAQVIYSLLPSQDPHLPLASLVSINADNGHLFALRSLDYEALQAFEFRVGATDRGSPALSSEALVRVLVLDANDNSPFVLYPLQNSSAPCTEPLPRAAEPGYLVTKVVAVDGDSGQNAWLSYQLLKATEPGLFGVWAHNGEVRTARLLSERDAAKQRLVVLVKDNGEPPRSATATLHVLLVDGFSQPYLRLPEAAPDQANSLTVYLVVALASVSSLFLLSVLLFVAVRLCRRSRAAPVGRCSVPEGPFPRHLVDLSGTGTLSQSYQYEVCLTGGSGTNEFKFLKPIIPNLLPQSTGREVEENRPFQNNLGF, via the coding sequence ATGGAGGCCAGAGTGGAGCGTGCTGTGCAGAAAAGGCAAgtcttatttctttgtgtatttctGGGAATGTCTTGGGCTGGCGCCGAACCGCTTCGGTATTTTGTGGCGGAGGAAACCGAGAGAGGCACCTTTCTTACCAACTTGGCAAAAGACCTAGGGTTAGGGGTAGGGGAACTGAGAGCCCGGGGAACTAGAATTGTTTCAGACCAGAACATGCAAATTTTACTGCTCAGTTCGCTTACTGGTGATCTACTTCTAAATGAGAAATTGGACCGAGAGGAACTGTGTGGCCCCAGAGAGCCCTGTGTGCTGCCTTTCCAGTTGTTATTGGAAAAACCTTTTCAGATTTTCCGTGCTGAACTATGGGTCAGAGACATCAATGATCACGCTCCAGTATTTCTAGACAGAGAGATTTCCttgaaaatattagaaagtaCCACTCCAGGGGCGGCATTTCTCCTAGAGAGTGCACAGGATTCAGATGTTGGAACCAACAGCCTGAGTAACTACACCATCAGCCCCAATGCCTATTTCCATATTAATGTCCATGATAGCGGGGAGGGGAATATCTATCCCGAATTGGTGCTGAATCAAGTGCTGGATCGGGAAGAGATACCAGAGTTCAGTTTAACCCTCACCGCTTTAGACGGCGGCTCTCCTCCAAGATCAGGGACCGCCCTCGTGCGCATTCTGGTTCTAGACGTAAATGACAACGCCCCTGATTTTGTGCGGTCGCTCTACAAGGTGCAGGTGCCCGAAAATAGCCCCGTTGGTTCCATGGTTGTCTCCGTGTCAGCCAGAGATTTAGATACCGGAAGTAATGGGGAAATAGCCTATGCATTTTCTTACGCCACTGAAAGAATTCTCAAAACGTTTCAAATCAATCCAACATCTGGCAGTCTTCATCTTAAAGCGCAATTGGACTATGAGGCAATTCAAACTTACACATTAACTATTCAGGCCAAAGACGGCGGCGGGCTTTCTGGAAAATGCACTGTAGTGGTTGATGTAACAGATATAAACGATAATCGACCCGAGCTGCTCCTGTCTTCACTTACTAGCCCAATTGCAGAAAACTCACCCGAGACAGTCGTGGCTGTTTTTAGGATTAGAGACAGAGATTCCGGGAACAATGGAAAGACAGTGTGCTCCATCCAGGACGATGTCCCCTTCATCCTGAAGCCATCTGTCGAAAACTTCTATACTCTGGTAACAGAGAAACCTTTGGATCGAGAGAGGAACACTGAGTACAACATCACCATCACCGTCACCGACTTGGGGACACCCAGGCTGAAAACCGAGCACAACATAACCGTGCTGGTCTCCGACGTCAATGACAACGCTCCCGCCTTCACCCAAACCTCCTACACCCTGTTTGTCCGTGAGAACAACAGCCCCGCCCTGCCCATCGGCAGTGTCAGCGCCACAGACAGAGACTCGGGCACCAACGCCCAGGTCATCTACTCCCTGCTGCCGTCCCAGGACCCGCACCTGCCCCTCGCCTCCCTGGTCTCCATCAACGCGGACAACGGCCACCTGTTTGCCCTCAGGTCCCTGGACTACGAGGCCCTGCAGGCGTTCGAGTTCCGCGTGGGCGCCACAGACCGCGGCTCCCCCGCGCTGAGCAGCGAGGCGCTGGTGCGCGTGCTGGTGCTGGACGCCAACGACAACTCGCCCTTCGTGCTGTACCCGCTGCAGAACAGCTCCGCGCCCTGCACCGAGCCGTTGCCCCGGGCGGCCGAGCCGGGCTACCTGGTGACCAAGGTGGTGGCGGTGGACGGCGACTCGGGCCAGAACGCCTGGCTGTCGTACCAGCTGCTCAAGGCCACGGAGCCCGGGCTATTCGGCGTGTGGGCGCACAATGGCGAGGTGCGTACCGCCAGGCTGCTGAGCGAGCGCGACGCAGCCAAGCAGAGGCTGGTGGTGCTGGTCAAGGACAATGGCGAGCCTCCGCGCTCGGCCACCGCCACGCTGCACGTGCTCCTGGTGGACGGCTTCTCCCAGCCCTACCTGCGGCTCCCGGAGGCGGCCCCGGACCAGGCCAACTCGCTCACCGTCTACCTGGTGGTGGCGTTGGCCTCGGTGTCTTCGCTCTTCCTCCTCTCGGTGCTCCTGTTCGTGGCGGTGCGGCTGTGCAGGAGGAGCAGGGCGGCCCCGGTGGGTCGCTGCTCGGTGCCTGAGGGCCCCTTTCCACGACATCTGGTGGACTTGAGCGGCACCGGGACCCTATCCCAGAGCTACCAGTATGAGGTGTGCCTGACTGGAGGCTCCGGGACAAATGAGTTCAAGTTTCTGAAACCAATTATCCCCAACCTGCTACCCCAGAGCACAGGCAGGGAAGTGGAAGAAAATCGCCCATTTCAGAATAATTTGGGTTTCTGA
- the PCDHB8 gene encoding protocadherin beta-8 precursor, with protein sequence MEASGKLICRQRQVLFSFLLLGLSLAGAAEPRSYSVVEETEGSSFVTNLAKDLGLEQREFSRRGVRVVSRGNKLHLQLNQETADLLLNEKLDREDLCGHTEPCVLRFQVLLESPFEFFQAELQVIDINDHSPVFLDKQMLVKVSESSPPGTAFPLKNAEDLDIGQNNIENYIISPNSYFRVLTRKRSDGRKYPELVLDKALDREEEAELRLTLTALDGGSPPRSGTAQVYIEVVDVNDNAPEFEQPFYRVQISEDSPISFLVVKVSATDVDTGVNGEISYSLFQASDEISKTFKVDFLTGEIRLKKQLDFEKFQSYEVNIEARDAGGFSGKCTVLIQVIDVNDHAPEVTMSAFTSPIPENAPETVVALFSVSDLDSGENGKISCSIQEDLPFLLKSSVGNFYTLLTETPLDRESRAEYNVTITVTDLGTPRLTTHLNMTVLVSDVNDNAPAFTQTSYTLFVRENNSPALHIGSVSATDRDSGTNAQVTYSLLPPQDPHLPLASLVSINTDNGHLFALRSLDYEALQAFEFRVGASDRGSPALSSEALVRVLVLDANDNSPFVLYPLQNGSAPCTELVPRAAEPGYLVTKVVAVDGDSGQNAWLSYQLLKATEPGLFGVWAHNGEVRTARLLSERDAAKQRLVVLVKDNGEPPCSATATLHVLLVDGFSQPYLPLPEAAPAQGQADSLTVYLVVALASVSSLFLFSVLLFVAVLLCRRSRAASVGRCSVPEGPFPGHLVDVRGTGSLSQNYQYEVCLAGGSGTNEFQLLKPVLPNIQGHSFGPEMEQNSNFRNGFGFSLQLK encoded by the coding sequence ATGGAGGCCAGCGGGAAGCTCATTTGCAGACAAAGGCaagtccttttttcctttctccttttgggCTTATCTCTGGCGGGCGCGGCGGAACCTAGAAGCTATTCTGTGGTGGAGGAAACTGAGGGCAGCTCCTTTGTCACCAATTTAGCAAAGGACCTGGGTCTGGAGCAGAGGGAATTCTCCAGGCGGGGGGTTAGGGTTGTTTCCAGAGGGAACAAACTACATTTGCAGCTCAATCAGGAGACCGCGGATTTGTTGCTAAATGAGAAATTGGACCGTGAGGATCTGTGCGGTCACACAGAGCCCTGTGTGCTACGTTTCCAAGTGTTGCTAGAGAGTCCCTTCGAGTTTTTTCAAGCTGAGCTGCAAGTAATAGACATAAACGACCACTCTCCAGTATTTCTGGACAAACAAATGTTGGTGAAAGTATCAGAGAGCAGTCCTCCTGGGACTGCGTTTCCTCTGAAGAATGCTGAAGACTTAGATATAGGCCAAAACAATATTGAGAACTATATAATCAGCCCCAACTCCTATTTTCGGGTCCTCACCCGCAAACGCAGTGATGGCAGGAAATACCCAGAGCTGGTGCTGGACAAAGCGCTGGACCGAGAGGAAGAAGCTGAGCTCAGGTTAACACTCACAGCACTGGATGGTGGCTCTCCGCCCAGATCTGGCACTGCTCAGGTCTACATTGAAGTTGTCGATGTCAATGATAATGCCCCTGAATTTGAGCAGCCTTTCTATAGGGTGCAGATCTCTGAGGACAGTCCAATAAGCTTCCTGGTTGTGAAGGTCTCTGCCACGGATGTAGACACAGGAGTCAACGGAGAGATTTCCTATTCACTTTTCCAAGCTTCAGATGAGATAAGCAAAACTTTTAAGGTCGATTTCTTGACAGGAGAAATTCGACTAAAGAAACAACTTGATTTCGAAAAATTTCAGTCCTATGAAGTCAATATCGAGGCGAGAGATGCTGGAGGCTTTTCTGGAAAATGCACCGTTCTGATTCAAGTGATAGATGTGAACGACCATGCCCCAGAAGTTACCATGTCTGCATTTACCAGCCCAATACCTGAGAATGCGCCTGAAACTGTGGTTGCACTTTTCAGTGTTTCAGACCTTGATtcaggagaaaatgggaaaataagtTGCTCCATTCAGGAGGATCTACCCTTCCTCCTGAAATCTTCTGTGGGGAACTTTTACACCCTACTAACAGAGACACCACTAGACAGAGAAAGCAGAGCCGAGTACAACGTCACTATCACCGTCACTGACTTAGGGACACCCAGGCTGACAACACATCTCAATATGACCGTGCTGGTGTCGGACGTCAATGACAACGCCCCCGCCTTCACCCAAACCTCCTACACCCTGTTCGTCCGCGAGAACAACAGCCCCGCCCTGCACATCGGCAGCGTCAGCGCCACAGACAGAGACTCGGGCACCAACGCCCAGGTCACCTACTCGCTGCTGCCGCCCCAGGATCCGCACCTGCCCCTCGCCTCCCTGGTCTCCATCAACACAGACAACGGCCACCTGTTCGCCCTCAGGTCGCTGGACTACGAGGCCCTGCAGGCGttcgagttccgggtgggcgctTCAGACCGCGGCTCCCCGGCTTTGAGCAGCGAGGCGCTGGTGCGCGTGCTGGTGCTGGACGCCAACGACAACTCGCCCTTCGTGCTGTACCCGCTGCAGAATGGCTCCGCGCCCTGCACCGAGCTGGTGCCCCGGGCGGCCGAGCCGGGCTACCTGGTGACCAAGGTGGTGGCGGTGGACGGCGACTCGGGCCAGAACGCCTGGCTGTCGTACCAGCTGCTCAAGGCCACGGAGCCCGGGCTGTTCGGTGTGTGGGCGCACAATGGCGAGGTGCGCACCGCCAGGCTGCTGAGCGAGCGCGACGCGGCCAAGCAGAGGCTGGTGGTGCTGGTCAAGGACAATGGCGAGCCTCCGTGCTCGGCCACCGCCACGCTGCACGTGCTCCTGGTGGACGGCTTCTCCCAGCCCTACCTGCCGCTTCCGGAGGCTGCCCCAGCCCAGGGCCAGGCCGACTCTCTCACCGTCTACCTGGTGGTGGCGTTGGCCTCGGTGTCTTCGCTCTTCCTCTTCTCGGTGCTCCTGTTCGTGGCGGTGCTGCTGTGTAGGAGGAGCAGGGCGGCCTCGGTGGGTCGCTGCTCAGTGCCTGAGGGCCCCTTTCCAGGGCATCTGGTGGACGTGAGGGGCACCGGGAGCCTGTCTCAGAACTATCAGTACGAGGTGTGCCTGGCAGGAGGCTCAGGGACGAATGAGTTCCAGCTCCTGAAACCAGTATTACCTAATATTCAGGGCCATTCTTTTGGGCCAGAAATGGAACAAAACTCTAACTTTAGGAATGGCTTTGGTTTCAGCCTTCAGTTAAAGTAA
- the PCDHB16 gene encoding protocadherin beta-16 precursor: MEIGWMHNRRQRQVLVFFVLLSLSGAGAELGSYSVVEETERGSFVANLGKDLGLGLTEMSTRKARIISQGNKQHLQLKAQTGDLLINEKLDREELCGPTEPCILHFQVLMENPLEIFQAELRVIDINDHSPMFTEKEMILKIPENSPLGTEFPLNHALDLDVGSNNVQNYKISPSSHFRVLIHEFRDGRKYPELVLDKELDREEEPQLRLTLTALDGGSPPRSGTAQVRIEVVDINDNAPEFEQPIYKVQIPENSPLGSLVATVSARDLDGGANGKISYTLFQPSEDISKTLEVNPMTGEVRLRKQVDFEMVTSYEVRIKATDGGGLSGKCTLLLQVVDVNDNPPQVTMSALTSPIPENSPEIVVAVFSVSDPDSGNNGKTISSIQEDLPFLLKPSVKNFYTLVTERALDREARAEYNITLTVTDMGTPRLKTEHNITVQISDVNDNAPTFTQTSYTLFVRENNSPALHIGSVSATDRDSGTNAQVTYSLLPPQDPHLPLASLVSINADNGHLFALRSLDYEALQAFEFRVGATDRGSPALSREALVRVLVLDANDNSPFVLYPLQNGSAPCTELVPRAAEPGYLVTKVVAVDGDSGQNAWLSYQLLKATEPGLFGVWAHNGEVRTARLLSERDAAKQRLVVLVKDNGEPPRSATATLHVLLVDGFSQPFLPLPEAAPGQTQANSLTVYLVVALASVSSLFLFSVLLFVAVRLCRRSRAASVGRCSMPEGPFPGRLVDVSGTGTLSQSYQYEVCLTGGSETSEFKFLKPIIPNFSP; encoded by the coding sequence ATGGAGATTGGATGGATGCACAATCGGAGACAAAGGCAAGtccttgttttctttgttttgctgaGCTTGTCTGGGGCGGGCGCCGAGTTGGGGTCCTATTCCGTAGTGGAAGAAACGGAGAGAGGCTCTTTTGTGGCAAATCTAGGAAAAGACCTGGGGTTGGGGTTGACAGAGATGTCCACCCGCAAGGCCAGGATCATTTCCCAGGGGAACAAACAGCATTTGCAGCTCAAGGCTCAAACTGGGGATTTGCTCATAAATGAGAAGCTAGATCGAGAGGAGCTATGCGGTCCCACTGAGCCTTGCATACTACATTTCCAAGTGTTAATGGAAAACCCTTTAGAAATATTTCAGGCTGAACTGAGGGTGATAGATATAAATGACCATTCTCCCATGTTCACTGAAAAGGAAATGATTCTAAAAATACCGGAAAACAGTCCTCTAGGAACTGAGTTCCCTCTGAATCATGCTTTGGACTTGGACGTAGGAAGCAATAATgttcaaaactataaaatcagCCCAAGCTCTCATTTCCGGGTTCTAATCCATGAATTCAGAGATGGCAGGAAATACCCTGAGCTAGTGTTGGATAAAGAGCTGGATCGGGAGGAGGAGCCTCAACTAAGATTAACCCTGACAGCGCTGGATGGTGGCTCTCCACCGCGATCTGGAACTGCTCAGGTCCGTATTGAAGTGGTGGACATCAATGATAACGCTCCTGAGTTTGAGCAGCCCATCTACAAAGTGCAGATTCCAGAGAACAGTCCTCTTGGCTCCCTGGTTGCCACCGTCTCCGCCAGGGATTTAGACGGCGGAGCCAATGGAAAAATATCATACACACTCTTTCAGCCTTCGGAGGATATTAGTAAAACTTTGGAGGTAAATCCTATGACAGGGGAAGTTCGACTGAGAAAGCAAGTAGATTTCGAAATGGTTACGTCTTATGAAGTGCGCATCAAAGCCACAGATGGGGGAGGTCTTTCAGGAAAGTGCACTCTTCTCCTGCAGGTGGTGGACGTGAATGACAATCCCCCACAGGTGACCATGTCTGCACTCACCAGCCCCATCCCAGAGAACTCGCCTGAGATAGTAGTTGCTGTTTTCAGCGTTTCAGATCCTGACTCCGGAAACAATGGGAAGACGATTTCCTCCATCCAGGAAGACCTTCCCTTTCTTCTAAAACCTTCAGTCAAGAACTTTTACACCTTGGTAACGGAGAGAGCACTCGACAGAGAAGCAAGAGCTGAATATAATATCACCCTCACCGTCACAGATATGGGGACTCCAAGGCTGAAAACGGAGCACAACATAACAGTGCAGATATCAGATGTCAATGATAACGCCCCCACTTTCACCCAAACCTCCTACACCCTGTTCGTCCGCGAGAACAACAGCCCCGCCCTGCACATCGGCAGCGTCAGCGCCACAGACAGAGACTCGGGCACCAACGCCCAGGTCACCTACTCGCTGCTGCCGCCCCAAGACCCGCACCTGCCCCTCGCCTCCCTGGTCTCCATCAACGCGGACAACGGCCACCTGTTCGCCCTCAGGTCGCTGGACTACGAGGCCCTGCAGGCTTTCGAGTTCCGCGTGGGCGCCACAGACCGCGGCTCCCCCGCGCTGAGCAGAGAGGCGCTGGTGCGCGTGCTGGTGCTGGACGCCAACGACAACTCGCCCTTCGTGCTGTACCCGCTGCAGAACGGCTCCGCGCCCTGCACTGAGCTGGTGCCCCGGGCGGCCGAGCCGGGCTACCTGGTGACCAAGGTGGTGGCGGTGGACGGCGACTCGGGCCAGAATGCCTGGCTGTCGTACCAGCTGCTCAAGGCCACGGAGCCCGGGCTGTTCGGTGTGTGGGCGCACAATGGCGAGGTGCGCACCGCCAGGCTGCTGAGCGAGCGCGACGCAGCCAAGCAGAGGCTGGTGGTGCTGGTCAAGGACAATGGCGAGCCTCCGCGCTCGGCCACCGCCACGCTGCACGTGCTCCTGGTGGACGGCTTCTCCCAGCCCTTCCTGCCGCTCCCAGAGGCGGCCCCCGGCCAGACCCAGGCCAACTCGCTCACTGTCTACCTGGTGGTGGCGTTGGCCTCGGTGTCGTCGCTCTTCCTCTTTTCGGTGCTCCTGTTCGTGGCGGTGCGGCTGTGCAGGAGGAGCAGGGCGGCCTCGGTGGGCCGCTGCTCGATGCCTGAGGGCCCCTTTCCAGGGCGTCTGGTGGACGTAAGCGGCACCGGGACCCTGTCCCAGAGCTACCAATACGAGGTGTGTCTGACAGGAGGCTCAGAAACAAGTGAGTTCAAGTTCCTGAAGCCGATTATCCCCAACTTCTCTCCTTAG